One window of the Pseudochaenichthys georgianus chromosome 21, fPseGeo1.2, whole genome shotgun sequence genome contains the following:
- the LOC117466578 gene encoding interferon alpha/beta receptor 2-like codes for MTALLWMLALLPRVLFSHVLPAMIKLPLPVNINLTSSHFKHELRWEPGPGTPTGVYYQVAVKTDRGTIWVPVASCQHVQSPLVCNLTEAFPVRDQLYFTSISALLDSQPGEVTVVIHPGFEPIKNTALDLPLLTVTPCGQVLCVDPRPPVEHLRVFYDNLHYKLRIQSNNANNAQSFVDTQSLERVILKDLASGRQYCVSVRISDVWASRKSNYSKPVCAFTPAHYTADPWISAFFISLVICALVVLALMLYTGSICLTQRPLPSVLRSIHHIEERTVPSCNSSVSSLLNLEPAAPPSGEKSSCHSLDESDEEESVTETPRGGRGRGGWYQARGGSNPLSSSSSSSGSAPLSPQPLPGQTVCDNTSPPAETCTSAGLHPAPPSPTDTHCSTRGTKVQGGGGSQEVNLLTLTFGSHVEGEEEKSHVDTVEVEAQAADNREVAIETVSCPGDDEDEEEEEEEEEEEEDEQSGYTRR; via the exons ATGACCGCTCTCCTGTGGATGCTCGCGCTGCTGCCTCGCGTGCTGTTTTCTCACGTGCTGCCAG CTATGATTAAACTCCCTTTGCCTGTCAACATAAACCTGACCTCAAGCCATTTCAAACACGAGTTGAGATGGGAACCTGGACCAGGGACACCCACAGGAGTCTACTACCAAGTCGCTgtaaagacagacag GGGGACTATCTGGGTGCCAGTGGCCAGCTGCCAGCATGTCCAGTCCCCTCTGGTTTGCAACCTGACAGAGGCCTTCCCCGTCCGGGATCAGCTGTACTTCACCAGCATCTCAGCACTGCTGGACTCACAGCCAGGAGAAGTCACCGTTGTCATACACCCTGGATTTGAGCCCATCAAAAACA CTGCCCTGGACCTGCCCCTGCTGACTGTGACGCCCTGTGGCCAGGTTCTGTGTGTGGACCCCCGGCCCCCCGTGGAGCACCTCAGGGTCTTCTATGATAATCTGCATTACAAACTCAGGATCCAGAGCAACAATGCAAACAACGCACAG TCATTTGTGGATACCCAGTCTCTGGAACGAGTGATTCTGAAGGATCTGGCCTCTGGCAGGCAGTACTGTGTGTCAGTCCGTATCTCTGACGTTTGGGCGAGCAGGAAGTCCAACTACAGCAAGCCTGTGTGTGCTTTCACCCCCGCCCACTACACTGCAG ACCCCTGGATCTCTGCCTTCTTCATTTCGTTGGTGATATGTGCTCTGGTGGTTTTGGCCCTGATGCTCTACACTGGTTCCATATGTCTGACCCAGAGACCCCTGCCATCCGTCCTG aGGTCCATCCATCACATAGAAGAAAGGACAGTCCCCTCCTGCAACTCGTCCGTGTCTTCTCTCTTGAATCTTGAACCAGCAGCGCCCCCTTCAGGCGAAAAGAGCAGCTGCCACAGCTTGGACGAGAGCGATGAGGAGGAGAGTGTGACGGAGACGCCGCGGGggggcagaggaagaggagggtggTATCAAGCGAGAGGAGGCTCTAAccccctctcttcctcctcttcatcctctggGTCTGCTCCTTTATCCCCACAGCCCCTGCCAGGGCAAACAGTCTGCGATAATACCTCCCCTCCAGCAGAGACATGTACCAGTGCTGGACTACATCCTGCCCCCCCCAgccccacagacacacactgctCCACCAGAGGGACGAAGgtgcagggaggggggggcagccaGGAAGTGAATCTCCTCACATTGACTTTCGGCAGCCACGTGGAGGGGGAGGAAGAGAAATCACATGTTGACACAGTAGAGGTGGAGGCACAAGCTGCGGACAACAGGGAGGTTGCCATAGAAACTGTTTCCTGCCCTGGtgatgatgaagatgaggaggaagaggaggaggaggaggaggaggaggaagatgagcaGTCTGGGTATACGCGGCGGTGA